One region of Niallia sp. Man26 genomic DNA includes:
- a CDS encoding EAL domain-containing protein, giving the protein MFTLPDSSKVVYLEGHYSMPVVALSIIIACISAYTAISINERIRYNSFFHRYVWLTLASFTMGFGIWSMHFIGMSALMLPTSMHYHLGLTVLSVLPAMLASFLAFYMTSSGSKSVTSIVISGIVMGLGISLMHYIGMMAMIMEDVQYTYRLNYFILSVLIAIIVSFVSLFIFARMNRFMNNLVLKLITAIIMGLAVASMHYTGMYAVKYYVDADVQLNNSMHEMNVGFLILSVAAGTFVVLFISGLSALLDRYVDYRLNYFDSLTRLPNRRQFEKIIHTPGNIKGLAVLHIHDLEKWNNTYGFEFGDEIIRYIEQITVKLKPKTVAVYRIEGNRLGFISTSKEDNKKMEEMAKQICAILSSALNINDRMIMIKTVFAISLVEKKRDETQVYENALAVLNHHSVKYEHEVITYDPAIHVQSFQTTLIADVEEAMSNDQFYLVYQPKVEMHSNKITGHEALLRWNHPIYGFLSPAVFIPILESADKMFDVTDWVIDRVCRQIAEWEKNGTRKPVSVNIPGPYVTSPRLMSYLEDRVTKYGFNPELLELEMTETSAVENIEGAIQAVHAFRNFGFSVALDDFGTGVSSLSYLKRLPVTTLKIDKSFVDGVPGSRKDSEIMKAIIALGNSLHLNIVIEGVETEQQVTYLSTVDGCKVLQGYYYAKPMVQSELEDWCHNFTTKTAI; this is encoded by the coding sequence ATGTTCACATTGCCAGATAGCAGTAAAGTAGTTTATTTAGAAGGCCATTATTCCATGCCTGTAGTAGCATTATCGATTATTATTGCGTGTATTTCAGCTTATACTGCTATATCAATTAATGAGCGTATAAGGTACAACAGCTTTTTCCATCGTTATGTATGGCTGACCCTTGCGTCCTTTACAATGGGATTCGGAATTTGGTCCATGCATTTTATCGGAATGAGTGCCTTGATGCTGCCAACCTCGATGCACTATCACCTCGGTTTGACTGTCCTATCTGTATTGCCTGCAATGCTTGCATCTTTTCTGGCATTCTATATGACAAGTTCTGGGAGTAAGTCTGTCACATCGATTGTCATCTCAGGAATTGTTATGGGTTTAGGGATTTCACTCATGCATTATATTGGCATGATGGCGATGATTATGGAGGATGTGCAATATACGTATCGGCTTAATTATTTTATTTTATCCGTTCTAATCGCGATTATTGTTTCATTTGTCTCATTATTTATTTTTGCGCGGATGAACAGATTTATGAACAACTTGGTGTTAAAGCTGATAACAGCCATCATAATGGGCCTTGCTGTTGCGAGTATGCATTATACAGGCATGTATGCAGTTAAATACTATGTTGATGCAGATGTACAGCTGAATAACAGCATGCATGAAATGAATGTTGGCTTCTTGATTCTATCCGTTGCTGCCGGGACGTTTGTTGTGCTGTTTATTTCTGGTTTATCGGCATTGCTTGATCGGTATGTTGATTATCGCCTCAATTATTTTGACTCGCTCACAAGGCTGCCGAACAGAAGACAGTTTGAGAAAATAATTCATACTCCAGGAAATATTAAAGGACTTGCTGTTCTTCATATTCATGATTTGGAGAAATGGAATAACACATACGGCTTTGAGTTCGGTGATGAAATCATCCGCTATATTGAACAGATTACTGTTAAGCTGAAGCCGAAGACAGTTGCCGTCTATCGTATTGAGGGTAACAGGCTTGGGTTTATCAGCACAAGCAAAGAGGATAATAAAAAAATGGAAGAAATGGCAAAACAAATTTGTGCTATTCTTTCATCTGCTCTTAATATCAATGACAGAATGATTATGATTAAGACTGTTTTTGCGATATCACTTGTTGAAAAAAAACGTGATGAAACACAAGTTTATGAAAATGCCCTTGCTGTTTTGAATCATCATTCTGTTAAATATGAGCATGAAGTAATCACATATGATCCAGCCATTCATGTTCAGTCCTTCCAGACAACACTAATCGCAGATGTGGAAGAAGCGATGAGCAATGATCAGTTTTACCTCGTGTATCAGCCGAAGGTGGAAATGCATTCAAATAAGATAACAGGACATGAAGCTTTATTGCGCTGGAATCACCCGATTTACGGATTCCTGTCACCAGCTGTCTTTATTCCGATCTTAGAATCTGCTGATAAAATGTTCGATGTCACAGACTGGGTCATAGACAGAGTATGCCGCCAGATTGCGGAATGGGAGAAAAACGGAACAAGAAAGCCTGTTTCTGTTAATATCCCTGGCCCCTATGTAACATCGCCAAGGCTGATGTCCTACTTAGAGGACCGTGTTACAAAGTATGGGTTTAATCCAGAGCTTCTGGAGCTTGAAATGACGGAAACGAGCGCGGTTGAGAATATTGAGGGTGCTATTCAAGCAGTCCATGCATTCCGTAACTTCGGCTTTTCTGTGGCCCTAGATGATTTTGGGACAGGAGTTTCCTCCTTATCTTATCTCAAGAGATTGCCAGTCACTACATTGAAAATCGACAAATCATTTGTTGATGGAGTTCCAGGCTCACGAAAAGACTCTGAAATTATGAAAGCAATCATTGCTTTAGGTAATTCCCTGCATTTAAATATTGTCATTGAAGGGGTAGAAACAGAGCAGCAAGTAACGTACTTGTCCACTGTGGATGGGTGCAAGGTGCTGCAAGGGTATTATTATGCCAAGCCAATGGTGCAAAGTGAACTGGAGGATTGGTGTCACAATTTCACGACGAAAACGGCTATATAA
- a CDS encoding excisionase family DNA-binding protein, which yields MYLTIEETAEYLSVSVSYVENLVLQGKVRVLHDEDGNVLIYKDQFKTHFKQLEKYQLLMQELANEPIPEDKDIKDED from the coding sequence ATGTACTTAACAATTGAAGAAACGGCTGAATATTTATCTGTGTCTGTGTCTTATGTGGAAAATCTAGTACTGCAAGGAAAAGTTCGGGTGCTGCATGATGAGGACGGGAATGTATTAATCTATAAAGATCAGTTTAAAACCCATTTTAAACAGCTGGAAAAGTATCAGCTGCTTATGCAGGAACTAGCGAACGAACCGATACCGGAAGATAAAGATATTAAGGATGAAGACTAG
- a CDS encoding helix-turn-helix domain-containing protein, whose amino-acid sequence MNPSVICPRFEKAMGLLSQRWTGLIIYQLLNGSQRFCTIESSIGISGRLLSERLKELEKQGIVIRDVYPEIPVRIEYSLTEKGRSLQPLMKEIEKWSQEWLEA is encoded by the coding sequence ATGAATCCATCCGTCATTTGCCCAAGGTTTGAAAAAGCCATGGGACTGTTAAGTCAGCGTTGGACTGGTTTAATTATTTATCAGCTGCTGAATGGATCTCAGCGCTTCTGCACCATTGAATCATCTATTGGAATCAGCGGGCGGCTTCTTTCAGAAAGGCTTAAAGAATTAGAAAAACAAGGAATTGTCATCAGGGACGTTTACCCGGAAATTCCTGTGCGCATAGAATACTCTCTGACTGAAAAAGGCCGTTCCCTGCAGCCATTAATGAAAGAAATTGAAAAATGGTCTCAAGAATGGCTGGAAGCTTAA
- a CDS encoding VOC family protein, translated as MSFHEYPNLYVENVTLKVKNLQKMITFYKEIIGFQVLEQTDSKAALTADGKTALLYLEELKEAEDKRRRTTGLYHFALLLPTREDLGTQLQHLLESGYPLQGASDHNVSEALYLGDPEGNGIEIYRDRAANQWAWEDEFVKMDTLQLDAQGVLDAGRNKQWLGLPRDTKMGHIHLHVAELAETADFYVKGLGFNIVQKYGTQAFFISTGKYHHHIGLNTWNGVGAPAPQDNNPGLKYFDLKVPSKEARDEIAARLEGMDAEITKTNDAYYVKDPSGNTIRLVL; from the coding sequence TTGAGTTTTCACGAGTATCCTAATTTATATGTAGAGAATGTTACGTTAAAGGTTAAAAATTTGCAGAAGATGATTACCTTTTATAAGGAGATTATCGGGTTTCAAGTACTAGAGCAAACAGACAGTAAAGCAGCTTTAACAGCAGATGGAAAGACAGCGCTTCTTTATTTAGAAGAATTGAAAGAGGCAGAAGATAAGCGACGTCGCACAACTGGCCTGTATCATTTTGCTTTGCTTCTGCCGACAAGAGAGGATCTTGGCACACAGCTGCAGCATCTGTTAGAGAGCGGTTATCCATTGCAAGGAGCTTCTGACCATAATGTAAGTGAAGCACTTTATTTAGGTGATCCAGAGGGGAATGGGATTGAAATTTACCGTGACCGTGCTGCAAACCAATGGGCATGGGAAGATGAGTTTGTAAAAATGGACACACTGCAGCTGGATGCGCAAGGTGTGCTAGATGCTGGTAGAAATAAACAGTGGCTTGGTTTGCCAAGAGACACAAAAATGGGGCATATTCATTTACATGTGGCTGAATTGGCAGAGACAGCGGATTTTTATGTGAAGGGATTAGGCTTTAATATTGTGCAAAAATATGGAACACAAGCCTTTTTCATTTCTACAGGCAAGTACCATCATCATATTGGCTTAAATACATGGAATGGTGTCGGTGCACCTGCACCGCAGGACAATAATCCAGGCTTAAAATACTTCGACTTGAAGGTTCCGAGCAAAGAAGCAAGAGATGAGATTGCAGCAAGACTTGAGGGCATGGATGCTGAAATTACAAAGACGAACGATGCTTACTATGTAAAGGACCCTTCTGGGAACACAATTCGCTTAGTTCTATGA